In Verrucomicrobiota bacterium, one genomic interval encodes:
- a CDS encoding MFS transporter — MQLQERLPQNAALPREAGVLWVLWLTYGSFYFCRNNLAVALPGMQSELGFTKAQLGTILMSLKLAYGVGQFINGQLAERISPRKLLGVGMVSSAILNVLFGFGTAFYFLLFVWAANGYVQALGWPPTMRVAANWFPATRRGRAIGIIGTGYQLCGALTFVVAGWAAEHFGWQGALYVPAVLLLASGLHMFLLLEEKPVDPDSLQPGAASVSSRNGKTVSITRNILDTLLNPALWLVALALCLLDACRYGFTDWGVTHLKEVQSASVSSAAFKYAVLPFGGIIGAYVSGWATDRFCGGRRAPVICVLLLLLGVLAVSYHYVAATSLVLSVAVLFLVGFCVFGPQILLVGTFPIDLARHGTAAAAVGFVNFMGYMGAAAGDKVTGHLVDEHGWKIAVFFWAGCAFAGAAAIALLWNATARQDK, encoded by the coding sequence GTGCAACTTCAGGAGCGCCTGCCGCAAAATGCCGCTCTGCCTCGCGAGGCGGGCGTGCTCTGGGTTTTGTGGCTCACTTACGGTTCGTTTTATTTTTGCCGCAACAATCTGGCGGTGGCGCTGCCCGGGATGCAATCTGAACTCGGCTTCACCAAGGCGCAGCTCGGCACGATTCTGATGTCGCTGAAGCTGGCGTACGGCGTCGGCCAGTTCATCAACGGCCAGCTCGCGGAACGAATTTCCCCCCGAAAACTTCTCGGCGTGGGCATGGTGTCCTCGGCTATTCTGAACGTGCTCTTTGGGTTCGGCACGGCGTTCTACTTCTTGCTCTTCGTCTGGGCTGCCAACGGTTACGTCCAGGCGCTGGGCTGGCCGCCGACGATGCGCGTGGCCGCCAACTGGTTCCCTGCGACGCGGCGTGGCCGTGCCATCGGGATCATCGGAACGGGATATCAATTGTGCGGGGCCCTCACGTTTGTCGTGGCGGGCTGGGCGGCGGAGCATTTTGGTTGGCAGGGCGCGCTCTACGTGCCTGCGGTGCTCTTGCTGGCTTCCGGCCTGCATATGTTTCTGTTGCTGGAAGAAAAACCTGTGGACCCGGATTCATTGCAACCCGGTGCAGCTTCGGTTTCGTCGCGAAATGGAAAAACCGTGTCGATTACCCGGAACATCCTCGACACGTTATTGAATCCGGCGCTCTGGCTGGTCGCTCTCGCTTTGTGTCTGCTTGACGCTTGCCGATACGGCTTCACGGATTGGGGTGTGACGCACCTCAAAGAGGTCCAATCGGCCTCGGTCAGCAGCGCGGCCTTCAAATACGCAGTGTTGCCCTTCGGCGGCATCATCGGCGCCTACGTTTCCGGTTGGGCGACGGACCGTTTTTGTGGAGGGCGTCGCGCGCCGGTCATTTGCGTGCTGCTGCTCTTGCTCGGAGTGCTCGCCGTATCATATCACTACGTGGCCGCGACGAGTTTGGTCTTGTCGGTGGCAGTCTTGTTCCTGGTTGGCTTTTGCGTCTTTGGGCCTCAAATATTGCTGGTGGGCACGTTTCCCATTGATTTGGCTCGGCACGGGACTGCGGCGGCAGCGGTTGGATTTGTAAATTTCATGGGTTACATGGGGGCGGCGGCCGGGGACAAAGTGACCGGACATTTGGTCGATGAACATGGCTGGAAAATCGCCGTATTTTTCTGGGCGGGTTGCGCGTTTGCCGGCGCCGCGGCCATTGCTCTGTTATGGAATGCCACGGCCCGCCAGGATAAATAG
- a CDS encoding Ku protein, with amino-acid sequence MRSIWKGHIRFSLVTIPIRIYNAVDTEETIRFNQLHKEDNGAVGYEKKCKKCGKALTAEEIVKGYQFEPEQYVIVSSEDLEKIKLKSTKVIEIEGFIDAGEVHATLYDSPYFAGPDGVVAAKTYSLLTQALKASGKVGIGKVVLRDREEVVMISPLDGGLVLYKLRNPQELRKMDTVPQIEQKEVNKDELKLSISLVDSMTSSLKELDLADHYRDALREMIEAKIAGQEVVSVPEEEKPVVDIMTALKQSIERTKAQKKPMEKAKGAKKEEVEVAPAKPRKQKVA; translated from the coding sequence ATGAGATCGATCTGGAAAGGTCATATTCGGTTTTCACTGGTTACCATTCCGATCCGCATTTACAACGCGGTCGATACCGAGGAAACGATCCGGTTCAATCAGTTGCACAAGGAAGACAACGGCGCCGTCGGCTACGAGAAGAAATGCAAGAAATGCGGCAAGGCGCTCACCGCCGAAGAAATCGTCAAAGGCTATCAGTTCGAGCCGGAACAGTACGTGATCGTCTCCTCGGAGGACCTTGAGAAGATCAAACTCAAGAGCACGAAAGTGATTGAGATCGAAGGCTTCATTGACGCCGGCGAGGTCCACGCGACGCTCTACGATTCGCCCTATTTCGCTGGCCCGGATGGAGTGGTCGCGGCCAAGACCTATTCGCTGTTGACCCAGGCGTTGAAGGCGAGCGGGAAAGTCGGCATCGGCAAGGTCGTTCTGCGAGACCGCGAGGAAGTGGTGATGATTTCGCCTTTGGATGGCGGGCTGGTGCTCTACAAGCTGCGGAATCCGCAAGAGCTCCGGAAAATGGACACCGTGCCGCAGATCGAGCAAAAGGAAGTGAACAAGGATGAATTGAAGCTTTCGATCAGTTTGGTCGACTCCATGACCTCCAGTCTGAAGGAACTGGATCTGGCAGATCACTATCGCGACGCCTTGCGTGAGATGATTGAAGCGAAGATCGCCGGTCAGGAAGTGGTCAGCGTGCCGGAAGAGGAAAAGCCTGTCGTGGATATCATGACTGCGCTGAAGCAAAGCATCGAACGGACGAAGGCGCAGAAGAAGCCGATGGAAAAGGCCAAAGGCGCCAAGAAGGAAGAAGTCGAAGTGGCGCCGGCTAAGCCGCGGAAACAAAAAGTTGCCTGA
- a CDS encoding tetratricopeptide repeat protein, translated as MAEILKFPPPASKLGYKRVRKRPRAAEDPDQLHLFLPPTAQILSFAPESSRFEQALALDERGDARAAEFYGQAIEEQDCVADAYCNLGIIESQKGSTARAFDCFTTCLKHNPRHAEAHYNLGNLYFEVNDFRLAQVHYEMAAEVEPAFANVYFNLALVLAINNDLAAAIKALTRYQQLVSEAEARKADELLHNLKRSLAAAQNSRLGTT; from the coding sequence ATGGCCGAGATTCTCAAATTTCCCCCGCCCGCGTCGAAGCTCGGATACAAGCGCGTTCGGAAGCGCCCCCGGGCCGCGGAAGATCCGGATCAACTGCATTTGTTCCTCCCGCCGACGGCGCAAATCCTGAGTTTTGCGCCGGAGTCCAGCCGGTTTGAACAAGCTCTGGCGCTGGACGAACGCGGGGATGCGCGGGCGGCTGAGTTCTATGGGCAGGCTATTGAGGAGCAAGACTGCGTCGCCGACGCCTACTGCAACCTGGGCATTATCGAATCGCAAAAGGGAAGCACCGCCAGGGCCTTTGACTGTTTTACGACCTGCCTGAAACACAACCCGCGCCATGCCGAGGCGCACTACAATCTTGGGAATCTCTATTTCGAGGTGAACGATTTCCGTCTGGCGCAAGTTCATTACGAAATGGCCGCGGAGGTGGAGCCTGCGTTTGCCAACGTGTATTTCAACCTGGCGCTGGTGCTGGCCATCAACAACGACCTGGCCGCCGCCATCAAGGCGCTTACTCGGTATCAGCAACTGGTTTCCGAAGCGGAAGCACGCAAGGCGGACGAACTGTTGCACAACCTGAAGCGATCGCTGGCCGCCGCCCAGAATTCCCGTTTGGGAACGACATGA